From the Corynebacterium zhongnanshanii genome, the window GTGCGACAGGCGCCCACCGTGCATGATCTGCATAAAGATCGTTCCACCCGCGGCGTGCACTGCCTCGGCAACCGTGGCCCACGCCGCTTGCTGCTCCTCGTTCGCAATACCGGCCTGACCAGGGAAAGCGCGGCTGCTAAACGCCGGGAAGGTCCCCTCCGTCACGATCAGCCCGGCCGAGGCTCGCTGGGAATAATAGCGCACGTGGAGATCCGTGGGCACGCCATCTTCACCTGCGCGCTGGCGTGTCAGCGCCGCCATGGTCACGCGATTGGGGAGGCGATGGTGCGGCAGGTCCAGCGGGGTAAATAAAGAGGTCATGCCACCCGTTATACACGGATGGCATGACTGCACGAGCGCTAGCGGAAGATACTAGCTGACGATCTGAAGGGGTTGTTAGCGGGAGTTATTAAGCGATGTTGTTCTTGGCCTTAAACTCCAAACGACGAGCATGCAAAATCGGCTCAGTATAACCAGACGGCGACTGCTCACCCTTCAAAATCAAATCCTTCGCAGCCTGAAACGCCACAGAAGAATCAAAATCAGGCGCCATATCACGATACGCAGCATCCCCAGCATTCTGACCATCAACCTTCACAGCCATACGCTCCAAAGCATCAACAATCTGCTCCTCAGACACCACACCATGCTTACGCCAGTTCGCCAACAACTGCGAAGAAATACGCAACGTCGCACGATCCTCCATCAAATCCACATCATGAATATCCGGCACCTTCGAGCAACCAACACCCTGCTCAACCCAACGCACCACATAACCCAAAATGGACTGACAGTTGTTATCCAACTCCTCCTGAACCTCAGCCTCAGACCACGTCGCAGACCCCTCACCCACAGCAGCACCAGCCACAGGAACCGTCAAAATCTTACCCAAAGAATCCCGACGACCCTGCTCACGCAACTGCTCCTGCACAGCAAACACATCCACCTCGTGATAATGCGTCGCATGCAACGTCGCACCCGTAGGAGAAGGAACCCACGCAGTCGTCGCACCAGCCTTCGGCTGACCCACCTTCTGCTCCAACATCTCAGCCATCAACTCAGTCATAGCCCACATACCCTTACCAATCTGAGCCTTACCAGGCAGAGCATGAGCCAAACCAGCATCCACATTGTTGTCCTCATACGCCAACATCCACGCAGAAGACTTCATATCACCCTTACGAATCATCGGACCCGCAACCATCGACGTATGAATCTCATCACCCGTACGATCCAAGAAACCAGTATTAATAAACGCCAAACGGTTCTTCACCGCAGCAATACACGCATCCAAGTTCGCCGTCGTACGACGCTCCTCATCCATCACACCCACCTTCAAGGTGTAACGCTCCAACCCAAACAAATCCTCAATCGCGTTAAACAAATCATCCGTAAACGCAACCTCCTCAGGACCATGCTGCTTAGGCTTGACAATGTAAATCGAACCATTACGAGAATTCCGACGCTCATTATCCTCAGCCAGACCAGGAATCGCAGCAGCGGTGGTGATCACACCATCCATAATGCCCTCGAAAATCTCCTCACCATCCTGATCCAAAATCGCCGGATTCTGCATCAAATGACCCACATTACGCACAAACAACAACGAACGACCATGCAAACGCACCTCATCACCATCACGACCCGTGTAAATACGGTCCGGGTTCAACCGGCGAGTGAACGTACGTCCCTCCTTGGTAATCTCCTCGGTGAGATCACCCACATTGAGGCCTAGCCAATTGTGGTAGCCCAGGGTTTTGTCGGTCGCATCGAC encodes:
- a CDS encoding malate synthase G, with amino-acid sequence MTTENYIKVGSLSVAPILLEFINTELLPAIGKGSDADIDAFWDGFGKIVAEFGPRNKQLLAKRDEFQATLDKWYAENPGEQDAEKYTAFLKEIGYLVDEPGDFEIQTQNIDPEISETNGPQLVISSLNSRFALNAANARWGSLYDALYGTNAISEEGGAEKGTGYNKVRGDKVIAWARDFLDRAVPLAEGSHADVTKYSVESGEFVAEVDGAQVGLKAPEAYVGYAGDVADPSSILLRNNGLYIDIQIDPESPVGSTDKAGVKDVVLEAAISTIIDFEDSVAAVDATDKTLGYHNWLGLNVGDLTEEITKEGRTFTRRLNPDRIYTGRDGDEVRLHGRSLLFVRNVGHLMQNPAILDQDGEEIFEGIMDGVITTAAAIPGLAEDNERRNSRNGSIYIVKPKQHGPEEVAFTDDLFNAIEDLFGLERYTLKVGVMDEERRTTANLDACIAAVKNRLAFINTGFLDRTGDEIHTSMVAGPMIRKGDMKSSAWMLAYEDNNVDAGLAHALPGKAQIGKGMWAMTELMAEMLEQKVGQPKAGATTAWVPSPTGATLHATHYHEVDVFAVQEQLREQGRRDSLGKILTVPVAGAAVGEGSATWSEAEVQEELDNNCQSILGYVVRWVEQGVGCSKVPDIHDVDLMEDRATLRISSQLLANWRKHGVVSEEQIVDALERMAVKVDGQNAGDAAYRDMAPDFDSSVAFQAAKDLILKGEQSPSGYTEPILHARRLEFKAKNNIA